A region of the Chitinispirillales bacterium ANBcel5 genome:
CTTCAAATGCTATCATTGGCAATTATCCTGCGCCGGTTAATGATTTTTGCCTGGAAAGTCCCTATGGAATCTATAATTGGGAGATGTTTTTCCATTTACCATTATATATAGCGACAAGACTGAGTAAAGATCATCAGTTTGAAGAAGCAATGCGTTGGTTTCATTTCATATTCAATCCTGGTAGTGAGTTTACCACCTATGAGAAAACGCAGCGTTGGGCATGGTCGCTTCCTCCAGGAGCACGATATTGGAATTTTCTGCCACTCTTTGCAAACAGAGGAGTACAGGATTCGATATATAAGGCTGTGGCAAAATCTGGTAATAAAGATGATGATACACCGTTAGGATCATTGATTGATATCTGGAAAAATGATCCTTTCAAACCACATCTTATTGCAAGAATAAGAGTCGCTGCTTATCAAAAAGCAGTAGTAATGAAGTACCTTGATAATCTTATCAACTGGGGGGATAGCCTATTCAGGCTTGATCACATGGAAGCCATAAATGAGGCTACTAATATTTACGTTCAAGCTACAGAGGTCTTAGGTGAAAAACCAAGGATTTTACCTAAACTACATGAGATGCCGGGAATGACCTACCAACAACTGAAAGATAAAGGATTAGATGAATTTTCTAATACTACTATTCAGCTTGAAAACTACATACCTCCACCTCCACCATTGAAGGTTAGGTTCTGGAGAGCGAGAAGAAATCCCTCACGATACTACTACTATCATTACAATTATGGATACGATCCTACAGTTGAAAATGTTCCCTATCGTTCTATTCAGCTGTTAAGAATGGCACCAACAATGCATTATTTCTGCATTCCAACCAATCCAAATCTTCTCTCTTATTGGAACGTGGTTGAAGACAGATTGTTTAAAATTCGTCACAGTATGAACATTGATGGTGTAAAAAGAGTGATCCCTCTGTTTGCACCACCTATAGATCCGGGAATGGTTGCAAGGGCGGTAGGATCAGGATTAGACATTGGTACTATTCTCAGGGATATGCAAACTTCTCCAAGTGTCTATCGTTATTCGATCGTTTATCAAAAAGCAGTCGAACTATGCAATGAACTCAAGTCTTTTGGTTCAGAGTTACTTTCTGCAATAGAGAAGAAAGATGCAGAACAGCTTGCTGTTTTGAGACAAAATCATGAAAGCGAAATGCTTAAATTAGCCACAGATATACGAAAATGTGCGTTAGATGAGGCTGTTGAAGCTAAAGAGGTTCTTAAAAAGCAAAGGAGTATTACCGAAGAGAGGTATGAATATTATAAAGAGATTGATAAATATACTGATCAGGAAAAATCTCAGCTTAATTATATGTCTAATGCTGCTGTGACCCATCTTGTTGGTCAGATGCTGACAATGGCATCAGGACCAGCTTCACTTATACCTGATGGGTTTGGAGGAGCATTGTTGGGTATGACAGGAGGAGCGTTAGCGTTTGGGCTTTTTGGGGGAGGTAGTAAGACTTCTGAATCATTGGAAAAAGCTGGAAATGCTCTAACACAAACTGCTGGAATCTTTGACAGAGCTGCGAGCATTCTTGGAACAACAGCTTCTTATGAGCGTCGCTGGAATGATTGGAAGCTACAGGAAGAAGTTGCGAAGAAAGAAATTAAACATATAGATAATCAGATCCTCGCGTCTGAAATCAGAATACAAATTGCACAATTGGAGTTAGATAACCATAAACAACAAGTAAAGCAGGCTTTGGAAGTTAAAGAGCTTATGGAGTCAAAATTTTCCAATGAACAATTATATCAATGGATGTCTGATGAGCTTACTAAGACCTATAATACTCTTTATGATCTTGCGTATAGTGCAGCAAAGAAAGCTGAAAGAGCTTATCAGTTTGAGCTTGGTATAAAAGGTAGTTCCTATATTACTCCCGAAGTATGGGAATCCTCAAAAAAAGGATTGTTGGCCGGAAATAGATTGATGTTACAATTGCGGCAATTAGATAATTCGTATTCAGAAAGAAACAGAAGAGAGCATGAGATTACCAAAAGTGTATCTTTAAGAATGCTTGAACCCTTATCTCTGCTGCGCTTGAAAGAAAATGGAACCTGTGATTTTAGTTTGCCTGAAGAAATATTTGATTTCGATTATCAGGGGCACTTTTTCAGAAGAATCAAATCTGTTCGAGTTACAATACCTTGTGTAAGTGGTCCATACACCAGTATAAATGCAAAACTACAATTAGTTAACAGTAAAGTAAGGGTAAGTTCGGAATTAACCAAAGGAAGGTACGCTGAGTCTGATGATGAACAGGATAAGCGGTTTTTAGTCAATCCGATTACTCCAATGTCTATAGCGACCAGTAATGCTCAGATGGATTCCGGAACTTTCGAGCTTAATTTCAATGATGAGAGATATTTGCCATTTGAGGGAGCTGGAGCAATCAGTGAATGGAGGCTTGAACTGCCGGAAGAATTCAGACAATTTGATTATAATACAATATCGGATGTTATAGTTACTGTTGATTATACTGCTCGCGAAGCCTCATCTCCACAATTTATAACAACTGTTACAAACTATTTAAAAAATTGTTTAGAAGATAACATGTATGATGTTCCACATCTTATAAGTCTGAAGAATTCTTTTCCTGCTCAGCTTGAAGGAATTCTAACGGGTAATGCTGAAACAGTGACCCTTAAAGAAAACCACATCTACCATATTATTGCCGATTACATTAAACGAGCAAATGAAAACGATCTTGAGATAGGAGGAATATCGGTAATTCTTAAGCTAAAAGAAACTGTTTCTGGTGATTTTACGCTCAAAGTTGATGGTACTGAATTTGGTGCATCAGATGATATTGGTAATTTGGTTAAAGTATTTAATCTCTCTGACTTTAGCCGAGAATATGATTCTCCATTGGGTGACTGGGAATTTGAACTAGATACACCAGAAGATGCTGAAGTCGAGGATATTTTCCTGATCTTTAATTATCCTTCAAAATCTGAGAGCAGTACAAGTAGTGTAAACAGTATAGAGAAAATGGTCACACGATAATTTTTTGAAAGGTAAAATATAATGGGTACAACAAAAAAAGTATTGATTTGGCCTGATATACGATATGAACCCGGACATTGGCGTCCTGTGATGGCAATTGCGGAAAAATTACTGAACCCCAGTACTTATGGTATTGATGATAATTTTGAGGTCCGATTTCTTTGTACTCCGGAGTGTGAAAGAATCCTGGACGCACATGATCCGGAATGGCCCAGAGACGTTGCCTTTGATGGCCTGTATGACATCGGGTATTCAAGCCTGGAGGTGGAAAGGCCTCACGATGCTCATTCAAGGATGGAGCATTGCCGAAGAATTGCAAATGGCGAGCTTGATGATATTATAAACGATTTTCAGCCGGACCTAATTCTGGCTGGATTTTTTGTTTCCTTAGAGGCTTTACTTATTCATTACAAATACGATGTTCCGATGATGATCACTACAACGTTTCTTCGTCATCCTGATGAAGATCCTGCCATAACCTCTCTGCGCTTTATGGCCTTTCATTCTCCTGAAGAGAGTGCGTGGCTTATGAATGCTGTTACAGGGGGAAATGAGTACAATGGATCAACAGACAGTATCGTGCAGTTTATTGCACCACTTGAAGATGTACATGAGCTTATCACGTGCCCTCAGGAGTTGGATCACCCTGAATTCGTGCATCGGAGCAAAACAATCTATGTAGAGCCTTGTATTTTAGACGCCGAACCGG
Encoded here:
- a CDS encoding glycosyltransferase, with protein sequence MGTTKKVLIWPDIRYEPGHWRPVMAIAEKLLNPSTYGIDDNFEVRFLCTPECERILDAHDPEWPRDVAFDGLYDIGYSSLEVERPHDAHSRMEHCRRIANGELDDIINDFQPDLILAGFFVSLEALLIHYKYDVPMMITTTFLRHPDEDPAITSLRFMAFHSPEESAWLMNAVTGGNEYNGSTDSIVQFIAPLEDVHELITCPQELDHPEFVHRSKTIYVEPCILDAEPATGSRKVFVTAGSRVRDYEDKARKLFDTTRELSAVYEKEFYFAVGYSLFGLYRPPIFFRRDSRIEVVRWANQTQVLQNSSVAVVHGGLATIKECIYYNVPMVIIPFGKDQMDNALRVVNVKVGIMKMLDNLTKESLQDAIINAETLTWTRRWRLSLHFKEMERQAPSVRKINEYLEEMAAVKA